The sequence below is a genomic window from Salminus brasiliensis chromosome 6, fSalBra1.hap2, whole genome shotgun sequence.
TTATCAAAATTATCAAAACATTTATTCATCAGAATTTGACTGGATGGGTTCATGACTAACATAGAGTTAGAGCCAGAATAATAACTTTTCTCCTGCAACATCCCATCAGCCCTGTGTTTGACCAGAGAGGCGATATACTGATGGATGAGGCAAAGGAAAAGAGAGCTTTAATTCCAGGATTCTTTCAAGACTGTGTTTATTGTGAGCAGCTACAACTAGTGTTTGTTGACGCTTGATGTAAAGTGGGGATGGTGGTCATGTCCCAAAGAACTGTTCCATTTTGATTTGGACTATTCGTTAAGCAGTGAAACCACTAAAACCTGAATAGCTCTCCAGCAGAGCTGTTGTATAGGCTGTACTGATTGAAGTATTTGTAAACAACACAGAGAAACTTACTATTAACGTATCATCTGTCAGATTACCTGCAAAACAAATAATACATGAGCCGTTGTGTAAAACATTTGAGTAAATATGCACTAAATGTAGTAACAGAAATCTTACAAACTGTTTCCAAGTGTTCTTTAGGTACCATAaaccataatatatatatatatatatatatatatatatagagagagagagagagagagagagagagagagcgagagcaagagaatAGAAAAATAGAATATATAATTTCATGCATTATCACTTGAGCTGGTAAGTGCAGCTTAATGAACTGTGGTATGAAAACATTTAGGCATTCCTGGTCAAAATGTCCCTGAAATAGCTCCACAATAGATCTATATCATTTCCCAGTAAAAATCTGTACAACTAATACCAAGTTTGTAACTTCCACAATTGCTGTGTCTAAAAAGAAATCTGCCTTAAACTGCACACAGACAACTGTACCTTCTGTCATACAGAACTGAAGAGAAGGATACAAGACACTTCTTATTCAAACTATTGTCCCACCATATCACTTCTATTAAATCAAAAATAGTTCTGACAATACGCACCACTACTCACTTGTTGGCTAGTCTTCTTTGTTTCTGCAGTACAAGAATATGTCAGAAATGAAGCTGTCGTCAGCACCACTACAACTCCAACTGCTATGAGACCATATCTCTCCCTTGACATTGGTTTGCAATGAACATCTTCTACAGAACTGCCTTCTTTGTCCTGGATTTCATTTTTGGCTGAACAGCTTAAATAAAGTGTTGAAGAATGTCAACAAAATATAACGTCcatagagaaaaaacaaaaaaactaatgaAATTGTACAGCTTACAAGACTCTGAACTTACTCTGTCCACTTGGTGCAGTTTATTCCCAGCGGAGAATAATATCCTGATGGACAGGCCTCACAGACAGTATCTGAGGTTTTAGTCCCTGTAAACAAAAACTGAAGCATTAGACCCTAAGGATCCACAAACAATATTAAATACGTGATACAATGTAAATATTTTCACTCCAACCTATAAACCATATAACTTATAATTAAGTTACctcattatacattatatatgcCAAAAACCTCTCTCAATCTTTTCATATTGCATCCAGTTCCTAAATAAGGCTGCACAGATTAGTCAAAGTAGTTGCAACATAGCAGGACAAACAGCGAActataaaaatgcacaaaacttAACTGTACAACAAACATGCCTcggctgatccattaaaagggAAAAACTGAGTAAATTAGATATCTTTGTGAAACCGTTTCTTTAAGTGCACTGCTCTGGCTAatgtattaaatgtttattcTTTGGAGGCTGTAgatcttttttaatttttttcatcAAAGAATTATTTATCAAGACAAATATTTTAAGCAGTGTCATTTAGATCAGTTCTTTTAATTGCCACAAAGTGTAGGAGTGTAAGACCATTCTGTGAATACCTGGTGAATTAAAATGGAACAGACCAGTTAAGGTGCTCGAGGATCTATTCTGTTTCAAGCGAGAAACTTTGCTCGAGGCGTGTCATTCTTAATCATTTTAATGGACATGTATCCAAAGTAGCAactattttattgtattactTACTTATTTGTTCACAGTAGTTGCACTGCACCCAGTGCTTATTTTATGgcaagtttattattttaatttcatgCATTTTCACTTGACAGCTGGTCAGTGCAGCTTaatgtacagtgacaaatacatgcacctctACCTTTAATTCTTGTTTGAGGGATTTTCATCCATGTTGCTTTACAAAATGCATCCAGTTCCTTTTCTGTAAACTGCCATTTCGTAATATAAATGAAGAAAATGGTTACCTGAAATGTTCTAACACTGTTGCCTTCTCCTGATTTGAGGGCATCAATTTGAATTTtctacacaactacacaactgcttagaggagcccatggctgctaaatgttgggacaaggttttaGGAGTATTTATGAAGCTCTACACTTTtgatcacctggcctttcctaacaatgaTTGTTAACAAGCCACAAATCAAGCTAATTAAGGTATTTTACCATGGAAAAAATGTATCTCTAGaggtgcccaaacgtttgcttAGTCCTCTCTTCCTTTTTCTATTTACAAGCCACAAATAAAGCACTAATCTTACTCAAAGTGTCATCTATTATGCTATGCCTTTGGAATATCAGTTTATCTTCTACATACTTGGCAATTCCAGGGTGCCCTGTGTGTGAAATTAAGCTTCAACACATCTTCACTGAACAGTAAAGTGCTTTCTTTTTTAGAACAAAATGTCAGTGTTTATGTACAAGCCTGAAAAAGTATTACCCACCTGGTGCTTTTATTTCTTCTCCTGAAGAACAATGTCTGTGCTTCAATGCAAAGCTGCATTCACTGTCGGTGTACTCAGTACAGTAATATCCATCCAGAATATCACATACTGTATTGCTCATTGAAGTACACTTATGTAAAACATATAGACCTTGTTCTGTAATGACACATTAATTAACAATCAGattaaaacaacaaacagcatTTAGGATGTTAGGAGACACAAATAAAAGATGCTTACCGCTGTCACAGGACTTGCACTGAAAACAGTTCTTAAAGCCATTGGGGTTATTCATAAATGTTCCTCTGGTGCAAGGTTTGCATGAAGTGCTGAAATCACCAGAGCAGTCCCTGAGAACTACCGTTCCTGCAAAACAAGCATTTTAGAAATGTACTAAACTGCATTTTTAAGAAATGACAGGAATCCGTgggaaatgaaaagaaagaaaaagaaaaggagttCATGCATGTTGTTTTAAACCATTCATGCTACTTGAGCTACAGGCACAATGTTAGCCAAAGCAGTAGGCAATCTGATATTATTTATTCCAATGTGCTTTGTCAACTAAAAACATTGCATCCATACATCAACAATATGAATAAGTCCTTCAATACATGCAAATAATGTGTCACCTGTCACGGCTATAAAGAAGAAAAGCTACCTGTCTGTACACTGTTCTTTCAGCGAAAGAACAGGGAAGGAAGTGAAAATGGAGGAGAAAACATCAAATTAGTCAGTGATTCATTTTAAGTTTGAGAATCAAGATCAGACAATGACTGTTAAAGATGTTCAGCAGTATTAAACATTGGaaaatgatttgatttaatGTATACAATGTAACTATATGATCACGTAATAAAAAAACTCAATCAAAAATcagttaaattatttttaaccacttagattatgtttttttgtttttgcagtagACTCGAACATAAAATGGTGGTGGACTAACTAATATTACTAATCCATCGTCTTGCAGCACAGGTTCCAAACCCTGATCCTGAAAACCTGAAAAGTTTAACAGTTTGTTACCAGGTCCAGTCCCTACTTTAACATCATAAGGTGTTTGTTATTTAAGTCGCAGACTTTctgaatgaggtgtgtgtggacTGGGGGTACTCCATAACCAACTagttttgtttttcagttttaggAGGATAATCTTTCTCTCAGTAACTTGATTTGAATAGTAGGTACCTGCAGAACACATAGGGCAGCATTCTCCCGCTCCTGAGCGATATTCACTTGGGCCACATCCATATGTAAGAACAACATGAACACCTGTGTGGACACAAACAAATGAGTTTTAAACTACCCAGGTACAAAAAACAGGTTCATTTTAATATCAAGTACATACATGCTACAGACATGGACATGTCGATCTTAAAATTAATAGCTAAACAAGAAATCATACATAAACATATGAAGAAATATGTGCAACATGTAAATATAAGTGACacgtgtggcgcaacagataacaccactccctgccagtgagctgccacaccatgtgggagactggggttcgattcctggtccgggtgactatgctgtgctacaccaataaaagtccttgggccagactcctaacactacattggctcatctctgtaatatgagtaaccttgtaagtcgctctggataagagcgtctgctaaatgccataaatgtaaatctcaATTAATCAGTTGAGTGAATTATATATTTTCTCACATAATTGTTTTATAGCTCACTTAATTCACTGACTGCTTAGATTTATTTAACATTGcaacacagcaacacagggaTGCATGCCAACTATTTCCCATCTTATTCCATGTCGTATTTCATATCAGCCTGTGGTCTGGTGGACTCATTTTGGCGTTTGGACGGGGCactgaataacagtggcatTTCCCCACCTCTCTGACAAGGAGGGGAAGAGTGATGCCACATTACGGAGGTACTCAGTGTATTTCTCACCACGACAGGGACAGGATATAAATATCGCAGTGAAATCAAGGAGTCTGTTTGCAGGTGGGTTGTTTTATTGTCTTTAATTTTCTATATATGGCTGTAAGGACTTTTTAATGCGCTCATCAAATGATGATGACGTAAGTAATGTTATTCATGGGATGCCTGAAGACTAGTAAACTGATGTTATTTCTGTCAGTGATTATATGATGGGCTCAAATAGGCCTTGTGGAACTTCAAGACATTAACTAGATCTCAGCCTTAAAGTAAAAGCACCGAGGAAGCATTCACATCATAGAATTGCACACTGAACATGTTATACTTACCGAGTACGTTTAAAATAGatataaaaatcatttttccTCATAACTAGAAACTAGCTagaaatacaaaaaagcttCAGTGTATCCAGCATTAGTCACTTCCTGTTAGATAGTCAGACTAGTTCTCTCTCCACCATCTTCTGCAGCAGGGTTGAAAAAAAGTGTCGACGGCAGTATTCCTCTATAAGCGAGTAGGTCGTGGTCGATGCTGCCGAATAAAAACTGCATTACCAGAcgaaatataaaaagaaatagaCTACCAGACTAAATAGTGCATAAATGTTCGTTTTTAGATAAATTATTGTAATGACCCTGAGTGACGTCTGTACACCTGAAAACGAAAGCAACTTCTCTGAGATGGCGACAGTAGGGGCGTTCCCTTGTGTTTGAAAAGATTATGAAAGATTAATGTAAGACCTGAACTAAAAAAAGAGGAATATGCAGACATAATCACacctttaaaaaaagtaaaaataaataaataaataaataaaaatcttagCTTAAGCTTCAgtttagtggttggtgtggcgcaacagataaccccactacctgccagtgagctgccacaccatgtgggagactggggttcgatttccggtctgggtgactgtatgCTGCGCCAccccagtaagagtccttgggccagactcctaacactacactgaccctcctctgtaatataaataaccttgtaagtcgctctggatgagagtgTCAGATAAATgcgataaatgtaaatgtaaatgttttttgctGGAATTTAtagacaaaggcaaacattcAACACTACTTTCACACAAATTTATTTACGAGATATAATGGAGACGTGATTATCACGGTTATGCATTACAGTAAGACTGAAGTGTAGTGTAgcatgttattttatttttgcaatGTAATGCGAATAATCGTGCTTGTCAGAGCTGTTAATTGGCAATTCTGGCAGAAGAAGGAAGCCAGCCTAGCAAGTCAGTGGTGCTAGTAGTGACTAGTGCAGCTCTGACCAACATGTTTAATGCTGTTTAGTGTTACAGAGTACACTGTACACTGCAGCAGAATTAAACCACACACAGTAAGATGACAAATGCAGTAGCATACCTGGATCATGTGCAAATCTTTATTTAAACCACTGTGTAGTTTCTCAGTAACTCTTTGTAAATGCCATATCCTAATATTTACGCTTACTGTGATCAAAGGATGGGGAGAAACATACATCAAAAGGTCTCACCTGGTTATTGCTAGTAAACTGTTATAGATAAATGTTTTAGATTAATGTAATTTCAGACTTAAAAagttacataattaataataaagtagtaACCCCAATAACATGAGCTGTAGTATAAGTCATTCACAGTATTTTAACTTTAACTTGAATTAGTGGTATGCGATATGGGCAACAGTTCCTATCGTAGTATAATATCATTTTAGATGGTTTTGGTATACATCTCACTGTATAGTGAATTACattacaatacatatatatatacacacatatatacacacacacacacacacacacacactagacatTATTAGTCACACTTGTTTCTAAACCCATTATCCATTTTCCACTGATCATATAAGACACTTTATGTAATAAAGTATGCATAGAAACAGAAgaacagtctgtaattatagaaggAGGTGTACCTAGAGTTTTCTTACAAAAATACTTGACAGGTGGTATATTCATACTCAGGTATATTCATAACAGGTTTCACACTTCTAATtctataaacatatatataatgaaaaattcacatttacacaaaaactGTAATAGGGTTTTGCAGAGGTGCTACACTTAGTGTAATGTTTAACCAAGTTAATATGAATGTATAAACAGAATGATAATTTGCATTTAGGCAAtaatttgttaatttaatattacataAAGTTAATCAAATTGTATAATCTTGTTAAAGttaatttaaacacagtaattaCAGCTACCTTTTGTCAAGTTTATTTGGTTGCGGTATAAATATACGTCCGATCCGTTCACAGTAAAGTTCAACTAACCTTAACCAGAACTGTATCTTGGGTGTTCTGCCGTTAGGCAGTGTCCCAGCGAGCctctgtttaattatgctaaacaggtcactcactcactgctgACTCACCTGACACATCGTTTTCTGTGGGTGAGGGCTGTGGTTGATTTCTTTAAACAAATGTTCTTATATCCATTGTTAGCTACCTTAGCTTGCTACCCAAACCGGCTCTGCTTCAGCTACCTGTAACTACATCCAACCTTGCTCACTGAGGTGACAACACAACAGTCCCTGACACGCACAACTCTATCAACCGAGATGACAATAATTTCCCAAAACCTTTGGGGCAGTTATTTTGCCAGCCCAGTCCAGTGCAGGTGACTGTGTGAGATGTTAATCTGCATCACCCTGATCTTGTTTTCCAGTCAGACATGCAGGATGGTTTGGACATCACTGGAAAAATCAACAATATCTCCAGCTTTTTCCTGGAGTGAGTGGGCTAATGTGGATCATTTAGATCATCATCCACTTCCTCAGGGATCTGCTGTGAGTCAGGATGACTACTGCAGGAGCTGCAAGGAAAAGAGAAGGTCCCCATTACCATCTGATTTTAGACCTTTTTGTACAGTTTAGATTCATAACACTGCTAGTTCATAACTCTCTTTCCTCTCACAGAGTAGCCTTTTAAGCTCTGCTTATACACCCCACATTGTTATTAATCTTTAGATTTTGTAGGGAATCAGTAGGGTAGAACACAAGACTACAATAAGGGGGATTCTCATGTATTCAGGCAACGTGATACATTAACAAAGGGAACACCATACTAACTACTGTTAAAGTATAGTGcttaaagagagaaaaaaagctgAGGAATGACGGTCAGTACTACTTTGCTTGTGTTGCGGAGGAAACAAATGTTCCTTAATTTTAACTTGCCTTAATTCTAACAGCTACTGTGTGAGGGAACTAGACAGTGATGAAAACTGGTAATGAGTAATATTGGAAGGAATTCCAGTGTAAACAACAGTACTGAGTTGGATGTTTATATTCTGTTCTTCAGGTTTACAGGGACAGCATAAAAGAAGCAGATCTCTTTTCTTGTCACTTACCTTTCTAATGACAACATTGGCATCACTGAGGAGACAGTCTTAAAGAGAAACAAAATTCATAGAATTAATTTCTTCAACATTATGTGTTACTTTTAACCACGTGATTAAGAATATTAAATGTTACCCCAGGTGAGGTTTCTTGTCACAGTCACAGTCTGAAATCACaatatgttaaaaatgtaaaaggcaGGACATAAATCATATTTTACTAAACATTTGAACAAATATGCAACCCTTACCTGTATGTGGTAAAgaaagcacagcatgcttctttttAAGAAATATGAAAACAACTGCTGCTACAGCCACAGGAATGATAATGACTCCAACTATTAGACCAGTTGGAGCCTTATCTCCACATTCAGCATCAGAATACAGTGTTCCAGGCTTTACTTCTGAGAGTCCCAGATCTTCACATCTGTCAGAGTGAAAATCAGCAAATGGAGTATGCATGCTTTATTTTAtcattgtattttattaatcCATATTGATTTTGCAAGCTTTCTCCATTGTTCATTAATCACTTTTTTAACGTAATGTCACTGAATTCATCTCAGACTCATCAGCCATAACCTTAAAAAATGgttttaattaaattcaattcaaatatAAAACTAAGACTTTGAGTACAACAGGGTTTGCTTGGCCTCGCAAAATAACCCAATATATGATGTAATCGTTGTGCATAAAAGAGAATGGAAACCATTGCAGAATGGAAACCATTATTTATCTTTATATTCAAGTATTAAAATGGCTGTTGATCGCAGTTCCATTGGATCTCCTAGTTGTGGGCAGTATAGGCAAAAATTCATGACTTAGTTTTTTAATAGAAACCTGTTAGAAATAGTAAGCCTATGAGTAAACCTGTCTTTGCTGGTTTACAGTGGCTTATTTTACTAGtaatacacatatttaacaaGAGTTAAATATTTACCAACAATATTTAAgggtatattaaatatttatattgggCAAAACAGAACTAaagaataaatagataaatcTGTCCTAATAAACCTGTATTTTGAAGGTTATGAACAAGTTTTACCCCagaaagattttattttctCAACATTAATATAGCGTGTCCAGAAAGCGTTTGGCACCCTATCCAGCACTTCACCAATCTGGGCTtcatggcagagtggccagacaGAAGCCTCTACTTAGCTAAAGACATGTGAAACCCACCTGGGAAAAAGTGTCGGCCCCAATTCTAAGTGTCATTTCTGAGAATGAGAGAATCTACTGAGAGGAATAGCAGAATAGCAAAATATCCAAATCCAGGTATGCAAACCTTCTGGCATCATTCCCAAGATGTCATGCCTGATCAGGACAAGATGGTTAACCAGGAGTGTAGCAAACAAAGGGACAAAACAGCTAAATGAAACCAAGATGACAAACAAACCAGGACTGTGCAAAACAACAAACCAGAGACCAGGAGGAACAGAGCTTGTAAGCAGTCGCCGAGATGAACAAGGGAAAATTGGACAGGGAAAACCAAAAGAACGTGACATGAACGAGAACAAAACAGAAGCCAAGCTTCGGACTAACAAAGGGCAAAAACAGAAAGAGGTTACCAGGAATAAGGCAGGAACACAGTCTCCCCTTGAGCAGACCACTGAACACGCTGATGCAAGGAATGCAGTGTTAATTCACAGTGATGTACTGAAGAAGAGCGTGATAACAAGGGCCTGACACAAGACAAGATGCCATAATCTctaccaaaggtgcttcaactaaaGTAAAGTAACTAGAGTAAAGTTTTCCTTTTCAGCATTTTGTTGAAAATTATCTTTAAAATCTCTAGTTTCACATTTTTATTAAGGAGTATCGAATAGAGATTTATTGGTCTTTCCAAatgcagtgtgtatatatatatatatatatacacactgcatTTGGAAAgaccctttctttttttcacattttatgtTGTGGCCTTATGCTGGGGTTGAATTATCTCCCAATAAATCTCTATTCAATACCATTGGCAACAGCCTAAATCACACGTAAATCTGTTGGCCCAGATGGCATACCTGGCAGAGCACTTAAAGCATGTGCTTCAAACTAGCCACCATTGTCCCTGTTTCAAAGACAGCCAGCATTACATGCTTAAATGACTGGCTCTCAGTTGCTTTAACCCCCATCATAAACAAGTGCTTTGAGAGGCTGGTTAGAGACTTCATCCGTTCCTCACTGCCCGCCACCCTGGACCCACTGCAGTTTTCATACAGGCGGAACAGATCCACTGATGATGCTATTGCCCTGACTCTGCATACTGCCCTCTCCCACCTGGACAAGAAGAACACCTATGTgagaatgctgtttgtggactacagttcagcattcaatACCATCATTCCTCCAAGGCTTGAAGCCAAGCTCCGGGATCTGGGTCTGCACAGCTCTCTGTGGTAAGGATGGGCAGCATCACTCACTGACCCTCAACACTGGAGCCCCCCAGGGATGTCTGCTCAGCATGCTCCTGTACTCCCTCTACACTTATgactgcacagccagacacagctccAGTGTCATCACTAAATTTGCTGATGACATGACAATTGTGGGCCTGATCTCCAATGATGATGAGGCAGCCTGCAGAGAGGAGGTTAGATTCCTGTCACACTGGTGCTAGGAAAACAACCTTTCTCTTAACgtcagcaagaccaaggagCATTGTAGTGGACTTCAGGAAACAGGAGAGCACATGCCCCATCTCCATCAATGGGATCACAGTGGAGAGGGTCAGCAGctccaagttccttggtgttcaCATTAATGAGGAACATACATGGacagaacacaccacacaggTGGAAAGAAGGCAAAACAGTGACTTTTCTACCTCAGGTGGCTAAGGAGGTTTGGTATGAACCCCTGCATACTCAGGACgttctacacctgcactgtgAAGAGTATACAggctgtatcaccacctggtatgGGAACTGCGCCACACATATGCAGAAAGTTTTGTAGAGGGTGGTGGGCATTACTGGGGTTCAGCTGCCAAACTTTCTGAATTTATACTCCAGCCACTGTCTGAGGAAGTCAAGGAGGATTATCAAgaactccacccacccaagccaatgcctgttttcacagctgcccagcggcaggaggtacagaagcttgaagaccagaaccagtcagttcagagacagcttctatcctcaaccaattaggctgctgaatgaacaatagATTGTGGGCTGTACCATCACACCTTCTCcctatacaaacacactctgcaccctgcacttactactGGAAACCCTATGCAcggtcacactgcacccacaaagacttccccacccacactacacctgaactcatacccatccagtgccttttctaaataatgtaaacatttagattatatcaaacctgtacatttaatcTGCTTTagaccagtgcaatattgtaaacagagtatgtataatgtgtgtataacatgtatatgataatattcagtatttctattttgtaaatattgttcttttttgtaCTACTGTGACTACTTTTGTACtacttgttttttcactcacttttacacctgtgtaatatgaTGCAACAACAAATGTGATTTGATTTcaaatgttatggctaatcagtgtcTGAATTTGGGGAAAACTTTCAATTTACTGATTCAACATTCACACTCAAGTGATGCACCCAAGTGAACACTCACTTTGAATGTGGATGACAAACAGAGCCATTTGAGTAGGTACCATCTGCACATTCACCACACACTGTATCTTTAACCGCAGTTCCTGCAAACATACAAGCTCTGCTCCATCATTAATTCAGTGAATTAGAACAGAATAAAGTGCAACCCAATTATTTATAGAAAATTGTTACTGGTGAGAAAGGTGTTACTGTGAAAATACATAGTTTATACAGCCAGATTACACTAACCtatttcctttatgtattgTCCAGGGTCACATGTACTGTGTTTCTTAGCAAGTATACAGCTGCCTCTGTTTTCTTCATCACAGTAATGTCCCTCCAGTGGCTCACACACTGTGTCTGATGTTCGTGTGCAGGCAGTCTTTACTCTTAACCCCAGATCTGTAAAAAACACAACGATACagaaatatatcaaatatataacTGTAAAGAATGCATTTTGAATCATATAgtgcacacacaaaaaactcTACTATCGAAAAGACAGACTTCAATGCAAAGCTGCATTCACTGTCGGTGTAATCAGTACAGTAATATCCATCCAGAATATCACATACTGTATTGCTCATTGAAGTACACATATGTGAAACATATAGACCCTGTTCTGTAATGACACATTAATTAACACTCAGattaaaacaacaaacagcatTTAGGATGTTAGGAGACACAAATAAAAGATGCTTACCGCTGTCACAGGACTTGCACTGAAAACAGTTCTTAAAGCCATTGGGGTTATTCATAAATGTTCCTCTGGTGCAAGGTTTGCATGAAGTGCTGAAATCACCAGAGCAATCCTTCAAAACCACTGTTCCTGCAAAACAAGCATTTTAGAAATGTACTAAACTGTATTTTTAAGAAATGACAGGAATCAGTgggaaatgaaaagaaagaaaaagaaaaggagttCATGGATGTTGTTTTAAACCATTCATGCTACTTGAGCTACAGGCACAATGTTAGCCAAAGCAGTAGGCAATCTGATATTATTTATTCCAATGTGCTTTGTCAACTAAAAACATTGCATCCATACATCAACAATATGAATAAGTCCTTCAATACATGCAAATGATGTGTCACCTGTCACGGCTATAAAGAAGAAAAGCTACCTGTCTGTACACTGTTCTTTCAGCGACAAAGGGAAGGAAGTGAAAATGGAGGAGAAAACA
It includes:
- the LOC140557255 gene encoding tumor necrosis factor receptor superfamily member 5-like isoform X1; translated protein: MIFISILNVLGVHVVLTYGCGPSEYRSGAGECCPMCSAGTVVLRDCSGDFSTSCKPCTRGTFMNNPNGFKNCFQCKSCDSEQGLYVLHKCTSMSNTVCDILDGYYCTEYTDSECSFALKHRHCSSGEEIKAPGTKTSDTVCEACPSGYYSPLGINCTKWTDCSAKNEIQDKEGSSVEDVHCKPMSRERYGLIAVGVVVVLTTASFLTYSCTAETKKTSQQVSSGNLTDDTLIKPVQESSSLQICEILDADSECSLTWKHRQCDPGGAVRTPGYGTDGNSVVTRL
- the LOC140557255 gene encoding tumor necrosis factor receptor superfamily member 5-like isoform X2 produces the protein MIFISILNVLGVHVVLTYGCGPSEYRSGAGECCPMCSAGTVVLRDCSGDFSTSCKPCTRGTFMNNPNGFKNCFQCKSCDSEQGLYVLHKCTSMSNTVCDILDGYYCTEYTDSECSFALKHRHCSSGEEIKAPGTKTSDTVCEACPSGYYSPLGINCTKWTDCSAKNEIQDKEGSSVEDVHCKPMSRERYGLIAVGVVVVLTTASFLTYSCTAETKKTSQQVSSGNLTDDTLIKPVQESSSLQNADSECSLTWKHRQCDPGGAVRTPGYGTDGNSVVTRL
- the LOC140557256 gene encoding tumor necrosis factor receptor superfamily member 5-like isoform X1: MIFISILNVLGVHVVLTYGCGPSEYRSGAGECCPMCSAGTVVLKDCSGDFSTSCKPCTRGTFMNNPNGFKNCFQCKSCDSDLGLRVKTACTRTSDTVCEPLEGHYCDEENRGSCILAKKHSTCDPGQYIKEIGTAVKDTVCGECADGTYSNGSVCHPHSKCEDLGLSEVKPGTLYSDAECGDKAPTGLIVGVIIIPVAVAAVVFIFLKKKHAVLSLPHTDCDCDKKPHLGLSPQ
- the LOC140557256 gene encoding tumor necrosis factor receptor superfamily member 5-like isoform X2; translation: MLFLHMDVAQVNIAQERENAVLCVLQNSVQTGTVVLKDCSGDFSTSCKPCTRGTFMNNPNGFKNCFQCKSCDSDLGLRVKTACTRTSDTVCEPLEGHYCDEENRGSCILAKKHSTCDPGQYIKEIGTAVKDTVCGECADGTYSNGSVCHPHSKCEDLGLSEVKPGTLYSDAECGDKAPTGLIVGVIIIPVAVAAVVFIFLKKKHAVLSLPHTDCDCDKKPHLGLSPQ